From Desulfonatronum thioautotrophicum, the proteins below share one genomic window:
- a CDS encoding Na+/H+ antiporter subunit E, protein MRDASLAGNHFARFWRKQRNGVGLPLRLALAMLIWWILMDGSGADMLPGLPVVILAALIPPYLGKSRPWMWSFPALLRIVPVFVWFSMRSGVQIAYLALLRHRSLTPEVMTYAWRLPPGPARLFLASIINLVPGTLSMQIREEALTIHFLHNARANVPSVQVLEEMVGDLFQTPLLERPQ, encoded by the coding sequence ATGCGCGATGCATCTCTTGCGGGAAACCATTTCGCACGATTTTGGCGAAAACAGAGGAACGGCGTCGGCCTGCCTCTGCGTTTGGCCCTGGCGATGCTGATCTGGTGGATTCTCATGGACGGCAGTGGGGCGGATATGTTGCCCGGCCTGCCGGTGGTCATTCTCGCGGCCCTGATACCTCCCTACCTGGGCAAAAGCAGGCCCTGGATGTGGAGTTTTCCGGCATTGCTGCGCATTGTGCCCGTCTTTGTCTGGTTCTCCATGCGCAGCGGGGTGCAGATTGCCTATCTGGCGCTGCTCCGGCATCGCTCGTTGACTCCGGAAGTGATGACGTACGCGTGGCGGTTGCCGCCGGGACCGGCCCGGCTCTTTCTGGCGAGCATCATCAATCTTGTGCCGGGAACCCTGAGCATGCAGATCCGGGAAGAGGCTCTGACTATTCATTTCCTGCATAATGCCCGGGCCAACGTGCCCTCCGTTCAGGTGCTGGAGGAGATGGTGGGCGATCTTTTTCAGACACCGCTGCTTGAGAGGCCGCAATGA
- a CDS encoding monovalent cation/H+ antiporter complex subunit F translates to MSTLYLVLVGVLMGNIAVGLIRILRGPTAADRIQAGQLFGTVTVAILLLLAIILEKPIYFDVALVFALLSVLAVVAFVTRSWPHPEARDQDDQRD, encoded by the coding sequence ATGAGCACCTTGTATCTCGTGCTGGTGGGCGTGTTGATGGGCAACATTGCCGTGGGGCTGATTCGCATTTTGCGAGGCCCGACCGCCGCGGACCGCATCCAGGCCGGGCAGCTTTTTGGCACGGTCACCGTGGCGATCCTGCTTCTTCTAGCGATTATTTTGGAAAAACCCATTTATTTTGACGTGGCCCTGGTTTTTGCCCTCCTTTCGGTCCTTGCGGTGGTGGCCTTTGTCACCCGCAGCTGGCCCCACCCGGAAGCAAGGGACCAAGATGATCAGCGCGACTGA
- the mnhG gene encoding monovalent cation/H(+) antiporter subunit G, translated as MISATDMAGAALAVVGVLFFLAGTLGLLRFPDIYTRIHALTKADNLGLGLICLGAAVQSGSLMIALKLMLIWILVLVAAATGASLIAQTAHGRGIRPWTRQE; from the coding sequence ATGATCAGCGCGACTGACATGGCCGGCGCGGCCCTGGCAGTGGTCGGCGTGCTGTTCTTTCTGGCCGGAACGCTCGGGCTGCTGCGCTTTCCGGACATCTATACGCGGATTCATGCTCTGACCAAAGCCGACAACCTCGGGCTTGGCCTGATCTGTCTTGGCGCCGCGGTGCAGTCAGGAAGCCTGATGATCGCCCTGAAGCTGATGCTGATCTGGATTCTGGTCCTGGTGGCCGCGGCCACCGGGGCCAGCCTGATCGCCCAGACAGCCCATGGACGGGGCATCCGGCCATGGACACGGCAGGAATGA
- a CDS encoding hydrogenase subunit MbhD domain-containing protein: MLVFDLILGLLLVVLVRKCLSITDMFGAVISFMAFGLLMAVAWVRLEAPDIALAEAAIGSGLTGALLFSTLGRLPHSEARQPLVPSGVGSGPGYWLVTGFWWTAAMLLLVAFVLTFQDLQTPGLGGPLQERLAESGVLNPVTAVLLIFRSLDTLMEIAVLLAAVVVAWSMGNVAWPARQTIPSPLLPGVVRLLTPVFLLVAFSLLWRGSHAPGGAFPGGAVLAAAGILLLLSGMTVRIGLRGMSWLRWVLSAGLLVFVLAGVALMAAGFGFLVYPLQWTGTLILLIEASAGVSIGAMLLALYVGGEPDMAPPQPNPVPRSQ, translated from the coding sequence ATGTTGGTCTTTGACCTGATTCTTGGCCTGCTGCTGGTGGTCCTGGTCCGAAAGTGCCTGAGCATCACGGATATGTTCGGTGCGGTGATCAGCTTCATGGCGTTCGGGTTGCTGATGGCCGTGGCCTGGGTCCGGTTGGAAGCGCCGGACATTGCCCTGGCTGAGGCAGCCATCGGCTCCGGCCTGACCGGCGCCTTGCTGTTTTCCACCCTCGGCCGCCTGCCGCATTCTGAAGCCAGGCAGCCTTTGGTGCCCAGTGGCGTTGGCAGCGGGCCCGGATACTGGCTGGTCACGGGATTCTGGTGGACCGCGGCCATGTTGCTGTTGGTCGCCTTTGTTTTGACTTTTCAGGATCTGCAAACACCGGGGCTGGGCGGTCCGCTTCAGGAGAGGCTTGCCGAATCCGGCGTGCTCAACCCGGTTACCGCCGTGCTGCTCATTTTTCGCTCCCTGGATACCCTGATGGAAATCGCCGTACTGCTCGCTGCCGTGGTGGTGGCCTGGTCCATGGGCAACGTGGCCTGGCCCGCGCGGCAGACAATTCCGTCACCGTTGCTGCCGGGGGTGGTGCGGCTGTTGACCCCGGTTTTCCTGCTGGTGGCCTTTTCCCTGCTCTGGCGCGGCAGCCATGCCCCTGGCGGGGCCTTTCCCGGGGGAGCGGTCCTGGCGGCAGCGGGCATCCTGCTGCTGTTGTCCGGGATGACCGTGCGGATCGGTCTGCGGGGCATGTCCTGGCTGCGCTGGGTGCTGTCCGCGGGGCTGCTGGTGTTCGTCCTGGCCGGAGTGGCCCTGATGGCTGCCGGGTTCGGCTTTCTGGTCTACCCTCTGCAATGGACCGGAACCCTGATCCTGCTCATTGAGGCAAGTGCCGGGGTTTCCATAGGAGCCATGCTGCTGGCCCTGTATGTCGGCGGAGAGCCCGATATGGCCCCGCCCCAGCCCAACCCCGTGCCGAGGTCTCAATGA
- a CDS encoding sodium:proton antiporter, giving the protein MTGYYLILAVVILAMAFHGLMVRANLLRKLMALNIFTSAVFLFLVTLARMAEPLDPIPHAMVLTGIVVTVSTTAVGLALLVRLYRRSGSLTLDSSNDD; this is encoded by the coding sequence ATGACCGGCTACTATCTGATCCTGGCCGTGGTGATCCTGGCCATGGCCTTTCATGGCCTGATGGTCAGGGCCAATCTTTTGCGCAAGCTCATGGCCTTGAACATCTTTACCAGCGCGGTTTTTCTGTTTCTCGTCACCCTGGCCCGCATGGCCGAGCCCCTTGATCCGATACCCCATGCCATGGTGCTGACCGGCATCGTGGTCACCGTGAGCACCACGGCAGTGGGCCTGGCGCTTTTGGTCCGTCTGTATCGTCGCAGCGGTTCCCTCACGCTTGACAGCAGCAATGATGATTAA
- a CDS encoding complex I subunit 5 family protein, which yields MAEWIPVVIIFAPLLAAVLVFTQSMRGTVATLTAGAFVLAGVVALGADVFRLGPWITWQLGGWPVPLGLRWQADSFTVAMLAMTHVVAVSGGLYSRGFLPAALPSAQRHFWTLWLFGWASMNSLLLAADLFNIYVGLEFMALAAVGLISLSRETEALRAAMRYFLVTLFGSMLYLLGVALLYGQYGLLDQAALAAVLAPGPASGSAAVLMTLGLLIKTALFPLHFWLPSAHGKAPAPVSALLSAVVVAVCFTILYRFWTGLFLAFLQEQPAMILGGIGLASMLWGGLQALRQQRLKMIVAYSTIAQFGNVMLFFPVFVSSGQPALAWHGMVMLIVAHGLAKAALFFAAGCIQLAHGHDQLRDLSGGSGRMGWVWLAFALAGASIVGLPPTGGFVGKWWLLQAALLGEAWFWAVAMVLGALLSGAYMYRSLEVAWRPKDLSADLPMGLAVNPSVDTEGTARSVPGMLVVVTMLCALGAVALGFLALSMAALLGQTFAPLPGIGG from the coding sequence ATGGCTGAATGGATTCCGGTGGTGATCATTTTCGCGCCGTTGCTGGCGGCCGTGCTCGTGTTTACGCAAAGCATGCGGGGGACGGTCGCCACGCTGACTGCCGGGGCGTTCGTGCTGGCTGGGGTCGTTGCCCTGGGAGCCGACGTTTTCAGGCTGGGTCCATGGATAACCTGGCAGCTTGGCGGATGGCCGGTGCCTCTGGGGCTGCGCTGGCAGGCGGACAGTTTCACCGTGGCCATGCTGGCCATGACGCATGTGGTGGCCGTGAGCGGGGGGCTTTACAGCCGTGGGTTCCTGCCCGCGGCGTTGCCATCGGCCCAGCGACATTTCTGGACCTTGTGGCTCTTTGGCTGGGCGTCCATGAACAGTCTGCTGTTGGCCGCGGATCTGTTCAACATCTATGTCGGTCTGGAATTCATGGCCCTGGCCGCCGTGGGGCTGATCTCCCTTTCCCGGGAGACCGAGGCTCTGCGGGCGGCCATGCGCTACTTTCTGGTGACCTTGTTCGGCTCCATGCTCTACCTGCTGGGGGTGGCGCTCCTGTATGGGCAGTATGGACTGCTGGATCAGGCGGCCTTGGCCGCGGTCCTGGCACCCGGGCCGGCAAGCGGGTCCGCCGCTGTCCTGATGACTCTCGGGCTGTTGATCAAAACAGCGCTTTTTCCCCTCCACTTCTGGTTGCCCTCGGCCCACGGCAAGGCTCCCGCACCGGTCAGCGCCCTGTTGTCGGCCGTGGTCGTGGCGGTCTGCTTTACAATTCTGTACCGCTTCTGGACCGGTCTTTTCCTGGCTTTTCTCCAGGAACAACCAGCCATGATCCTGGGTGGTATCGGACTGGCGTCGATGCTCTGGGGAGGATTGCAGGCCTTGCGGCAACAGCGCCTGAAGATGATCGTGGCCTATTCCACCATTGCCCAGTTCGGGAATGTGATGCTGTTTTTTCCGGTGTTCGTCTCCAGCGGCCAACCGGCTCTGGCATGGCACGGAATGGTCATGCTGATTGTGGCCCACGGCCTGGCCAAGGCCGCCCTTTTTTTTGCCGCCGGTTGCATTCAACTGGCCCATGGACACGACCAGTTACGTGACCTTTCCGGGGGCAGCGGGCGAATGGGCTGGGTCTGGCTGGCTTTTGCCCTGGCGGGGGCCAGCATTGTCGGGTTGCCTCCCACCGGTGGTTTTGTCGGCAAGTGGTGGCTGCTCCAGGCGGCCCTGCTCGGCGAGGCCTGGTTCTGGGCCGTGGCCATGGTCCTTGGCGCGCTCCTGAGCGGAGCCTACATGTATCGGAGCCTGGAGGTTGCCTGGCGGCCGAAGGATCTCTCGGCGGATCTCCCGATGGGTCTTGCGGTGAATCCCTCGGTGGACACTGAGGGGACGGCGCGGTCTGTGCCGGGGATGCTGGTGGTCGTGACCATGCTCTGCGCGCTGGGGGCCGTGGCACTGGGCTTTCTGGCGCTTTCCATGGCGGCCTTACTGGGGCAGACGTTTGCACCGTTGCCCGGGATAGGCGGTTGA